One Anoplopoma fimbria isolate UVic2021 breed Golden Eagle Sablefish chromosome 2, Afim_UVic_2022, whole genome shotgun sequence DNA window includes the following coding sequences:
- the dhodh gene encoding dihydroorotate dehydrogenase (quinone), mitochondrial isoform X2: MAGRLKQLKDAIKVIGSGSLLFASYLTAVGDERFYANQLMPLLQRIVGAETAHVLAVKIIGLGLVPLNRYRDPASLEVNVLGLKFRNPIGIAAGFDKHGEAVDGLYKVGFGFVEVGTITPKPQEGNPKPRVFRLTTDHAIINRYGFNSCGLAEAQQRLRARRDTQQQQSEAGLPLGINLGKNKLSQDAGADYLEGVRAMAPLADYLVVNVSSPNTPGLRDLQGKAELRQLLHTVLKERDALQGERKLPVLVKIAPDLTSQDKQDIADVVTELGVDGLMVSNTTVSRPETLQDSNKSEVGGLSGQPLKDLSTSTVREMYNLTKGKVLIVGIGGVACGQDAMDKIRAGASLVQLYTALTYQGPPVVTKIKRELEQLLKEQGFSSVSEAVGADHRGADGSTHKQSLL, translated from the exons ATGGCGGGACGTCTGAAG CAGTTAAAAGATGCCATTAAGGTCATCGGCTCAGGTAGCCTTCTCTTTGCGTCCTACCTCACTGCAGTTGGAGATGAGCGTTTCTATGCCAATCAGCTGATGCCCCTGctgcagaggattgtgggagcAGAGACAGCGCATGTGTTGGCAGTGAAGATAATTGGTCTGGGTCTGGTTCCTCTGAACCGCTACCGGGACCCTGCATCTTTG GAAGTAAACGTCCTGGGATTAAAGTTTAGAAACCCTATTGGGATCGCTGCGGGCTTCGACAAGCACGGAGAGGCCGTAGACGGGTTGTACAAGGTCGGTTTTGGCTTTGTTGAAGTGGGCACAATCACTCCCAAACCTCAGGAGGGGAACCCCAAACCACGTGTGTTTCGACTCACTACAGATCATGCAATTATTAACAG ATATGGATTCAACAGCTGTGGTTTGGCAGAAGCTCAACAGAGGCTGAGGGCCAGGCGAGACACACAGCAACAGCAAAGTGAAG CTGGCCTTCCCCTGGGCATCAACCTGGGGAAGAACAAGTTGTCCCAGGACGCAGGGGCAGATTACTTGGAGGGGGTGAGAGCGATGGCCCCGCTGGCTGACTACCTGGTGGTCAACGTCAGCAGCCCTAATACGCCAGGTCTCCGGGATCTACAGGGAAAGGCTGAGCTCCGCCAGCTCCTACATACG GTGTTGAAGGAGCGTGATGCTCTGCAGGGAGAACGCAAACTACCGGTCCTGGTGAAAATCGCTCCTGACCTCACTTCCCAGGACAAACAAGACATTGCTGATGTCGTCACTGAG CTGGGAGTGGATGGTTTAATGGTGTCTAACACCACAGTGTCCAGACCAGAAACGCTTCAGGATTCGAATAAGTCTGAGGTCGGTGGTCTGAGTGGCCAGCCTCTCAAAGACCTCTCTACTAGCACTGTGAGGGAGATGTACAACCTCACTAAAG GTAAAGTACTAATAGTTGGAATCGGTGGTGTGGCCTGTGGGCAGGATGCAATGGATAAGATCCGTGCCGGTGCTTCACTGGTTCAGCTTTACACTGCTTTGACCTACCAGGGTCCGCCCGTAGTGACGAAGATAAAGCGAGAATTGGAACAACTTCTTAA agaaCAAGGTTTCAGCAGTGTATCAGAGGCCGTTGGAGCAGATCACAGGGGAGCAGACGGGTCGACTCATAAGCAGAGCCTGCTATAA
- the dhodh gene encoding dihydroorotate dehydrogenase (quinone), mitochondrial isoform X1 yields MAGRLKKQLKDAIKVIGSGSLLFASYLTAVGDERFYANQLMPLLQRIVGAETAHVLAVKIIGLGLVPLNRYRDPASLEVNVLGLKFRNPIGIAAGFDKHGEAVDGLYKVGFGFVEVGTITPKPQEGNPKPRVFRLTTDHAIINRYGFNSCGLAEAQQRLRARRDTQQQQSEAGLPLGINLGKNKLSQDAGADYLEGVRAMAPLADYLVVNVSSPNTPGLRDLQGKAELRQLLHTVLKERDALQGERKLPVLVKIAPDLTSQDKQDIADVVTELGVDGLMVSNTTVSRPETLQDSNKSEVGGLSGQPLKDLSTSTVREMYNLTKGKVLIVGIGGVACGQDAMDKIRAGASLVQLYTALTYQGPPVVTKIKRELEQLLKEQGFSSVSEAVGADHRGADGSTHKQSLL; encoded by the exons ATGGCGGGACGTCTGAAG AAGCAGTTAAAAGATGCCATTAAGGTCATCGGCTCAGGTAGCCTTCTCTTTGCGTCCTACCTCACTGCAGTTGGAGATGAGCGTTTCTATGCCAATCAGCTGATGCCCCTGctgcagaggattgtgggagcAGAGACAGCGCATGTGTTGGCAGTGAAGATAATTGGTCTGGGTCTGGTTCCTCTGAACCGCTACCGGGACCCTGCATCTTTG GAAGTAAACGTCCTGGGATTAAAGTTTAGAAACCCTATTGGGATCGCTGCGGGCTTCGACAAGCACGGAGAGGCCGTAGACGGGTTGTACAAGGTCGGTTTTGGCTTTGTTGAAGTGGGCACAATCACTCCCAAACCTCAGGAGGGGAACCCCAAACCACGTGTGTTTCGACTCACTACAGATCATGCAATTATTAACAG ATATGGATTCAACAGCTGTGGTTTGGCAGAAGCTCAACAGAGGCTGAGGGCCAGGCGAGACACACAGCAACAGCAAAGTGAAG CTGGCCTTCCCCTGGGCATCAACCTGGGGAAGAACAAGTTGTCCCAGGACGCAGGGGCAGATTACTTGGAGGGGGTGAGAGCGATGGCCCCGCTGGCTGACTACCTGGTGGTCAACGTCAGCAGCCCTAATACGCCAGGTCTCCGGGATCTACAGGGAAAGGCTGAGCTCCGCCAGCTCCTACATACG GTGTTGAAGGAGCGTGATGCTCTGCAGGGAGAACGCAAACTACCGGTCCTGGTGAAAATCGCTCCTGACCTCACTTCCCAGGACAAACAAGACATTGCTGATGTCGTCACTGAG CTGGGAGTGGATGGTTTAATGGTGTCTAACACCACAGTGTCCAGACCAGAAACGCTTCAGGATTCGAATAAGTCTGAGGTCGGTGGTCTGAGTGGCCAGCCTCTCAAAGACCTCTCTACTAGCACTGTGAGGGAGATGTACAACCTCACTAAAG GTAAAGTACTAATAGTTGGAATCGGTGGTGTGGCCTGTGGGCAGGATGCAATGGATAAGATCCGTGCCGGTGCTTCACTGGTTCAGCTTTACACTGCTTTGACCTACCAGGGTCCGCCCGTAGTGACGAAGATAAAGCGAGAATTGGAACAACTTCTTAA agaaCAAGGTTTCAGCAGTGTATCAGAGGCCGTTGGAGCAGATCACAGGGGAGCAGACGGGTCGACTCATAAGCAGAGCCTGCTATAA
- the LOC129109104 gene encoding beta-2 adrenergic receptor-like: protein MTALLPNVSVPGSTAVLLPMSDCPFNVTAAAQEGLGSGQSLPPLCTLCCCGFINRTLAVVFMVSLAFAIVVGNVVTLTVFVQTRQSRTPQGYLKVSLAIADMMVGVLVVPFSVYTEISLMVTSTPPIWYQGSSISPATSSSLGGLVSPWQPCMLIGPVFAGCTFVSISTIFLMTLERSVAILRPLHKDALVTRRRTLLLILLSWAASLLLALAPLIFSRNFTLEYNECSRMCNYTPLLLGSQLPPDANILLLFPAFDFTLLGGTLAVNIVSFTSIRRYSRKRKLLSEGSLSDGGGGGGAGGGGGCSHRPSFSDIKAAKTIGILTFAFTASFTPIAVFVLGNVVGYTWCNFSFFAFWILTGNSCCNVIIYSVRDHRFRKGVTLLFQRDPSPPHFEKS from the exons ATGACTGCTCTGCTTCCCAACGTAAGTGTTCCTGGGAGTACAGCAGTTCTGCTGCCGATGTCAGACTGTCCGTTTAACGTCACCGCAGCTGCTCAGGAAGGACTCGGTTCGGGCCAGTCACTGCCGCCGCTCTGCACCCTCTGTTGCTGTGGATTTATCAATCGTACTTTGGCAGTGGTGTTCATGGTCAGCCTGGCATTTGCCATTGTGGTTGGAAATGTGGTCACCCTTACTGTCTTTGTGCAAACGAGGCAGTCCCGAACACCACAGGGATACCTGAAAG tgTCTCTGGCCATAGCAGACATGATGGTTGGTGTCCTCGTGGTCCCATTCTCCGTCTACACTGAGATCTCACTGATGGTGACCAGCACACCTCCCATTTGGTACCAGGGCAGCTCTATTTCTCCGgccacctcctcttctctcgGGGGACTCGTGAGCCCTTGGCAGCCCTGCATGCTGATTGGTCCCGTGTTTGCTGGATGCACCTTTGTCTCCATCAGCACCATCTTCCTCATGACACTGGAGAGAAGCGTGGCCATCCTACGGCCCCTCCACAAGGACGCCCTGGTGACCCGGAGAAGGACTCTGCTCCTCATCCTGCTCTCCTGGGCTGCCAGCCTCCTGCTGGCTCTTGCGCCCCTCATCTTTAGCAGAAACTTCACTTTGGAGTACAACGAGTGCAGCCGGATGTGTAACTACACACCACTATTGTTGGGAAGCCAGCTGCCACCTGATGCCAACATTTTGCTGTTATTCCCAGCATTTGACTTCACACTGCTCGGTGGCACATTAGCAGTGAACATTGTGTCTTTCACCAGCATCCGACGGTACTCCCGAAAACGCAAACTGCTGTCAGAGGGGAGTCTGAgtgatggagggggaggaggaggggcagggggaggaggaggatgctcTCACAGGCCCTCCTTCTCAGATATCAAAGCTGCcaagacaattggcatactgaCATTCGCCTTCACAGCATCCTTCACTCCCATCGCAGTGTTTGTGCTCGGGAACGTGGTGGGATACACCTGGtgtaacttttccttttttgcctTCTGGATCCTGACAGGAAACAGTTGCTGTAATGTCATAATCTACAGTGTCAGGGATCACCGCTTCAGGAAGGGTGTGACCCTGCTCTTTCAGCGAGACCCTTCCCCCCCACATTTCGAGAAGTCCTGA